The Rhododendron vialii isolate Sample 1 chromosome 1a, ASM3025357v1 region TGaatctttcaataaaaaattgtggCTAAAGAGCAGTGAGCACTATCAGAAGTTTTGTTACTCAACCTGTTTGCAAGGAGTATCATGTATATTACCAGGAAAACCCAATATGAACATTCATCTATGGTAAGGGTTCCCCATCATCCTCAGGCATCTTCCATTAAGAAAACTTTTTCAGAATGGGAAACAAACAGTGAGGCTATCACCTAACACCAACCAACagaatttcctttttcttatgAAGAAACCTTAAAAACACCTATCTCAgcagaaaataaatattaaaaaagaagTTGAATTATAGCAGCAAATGCACAAAATACCAGAGACAAAAGAAACCTCAAAAGTGATTTTCTTAAATGGCTAAAACTAAACTACGTTTCTCATTTATGTCAATGCATGGCCCGTAACTCTCATCTTAAGCATCCATAATATCTACTTGACTCATGCACAACAATTCCTTCGATCCTAACCAAGGTCCTCGGAAAATGTCACATTTGATTGGATCATCACAAAGATAATTCGCAGCAGCTCCATCCAACTCCCGGCTAGCAGCTCTACTTCCTGCTTTTTCTCATTCCCCTGGGGAGCCCTCTTCTTTGAAGACCCTCACCACTCTTTTGGCATCAGCCAGGGGAAGTTATGATCTCCATGATCAACATAATTGAAAATTTAACTTTCAGTGTGTGCACTCGATATTTAGAAGGATTGGAAGACGTTTTGATCACCTCTTCAAAGTGATGTTTTCTTTCAAGACAAAATTGAAATGCAAAAACCAAATAAACAAAGATCAGCTGCGGGTAACTTACTTAATTGGAATTCCTATGCTACATGTAAACAACGAAACAAACAGATAAGGATACATACACATCCGCAAACCTAGTGCTTCCTTCACCTCTGATCCTTAGAAGCCGCTGCCACCCAGGAGGAGGCTGAGCAATGTTAGGCTTATCAATTGCCCACAGCCTGCTGCCATCTTGACAAATGTCAGGTTGATCTTCACATGATATTTCAGGCCGCCACTCACGAGCTGTTTCACACACAAAAGGTTTCTCCAAAAGGTGTTCCCGTATTTCCTCATACTTTTCTTTTGTCGGTATCAATCTCCATTTAAAGCACTCAGCACATTGGACGGTGAAAGCCCCAACCGACGGCAACACTTTGGAAGAGTGAAAGGGGATTGACTTTTTGGGGAAAGAAAGGGGTTGGACCTCTTCACCTGTGGTTGTACCATTGGCAGCAGGATCATAAACCACCAATTGCTTTTGAGCATCTTCTTCACCTGATTGATTAACTTCATCCTCTGCTGCACTATGGTTTTCTTCCTCTTGAGGGGAAACCTCATCTATAGGTTGCTGACAAGACTTATTCGGGTGATCTGGGAGAGTAGAACCATTGCAGCCATTTTCGTccttttttactttcaatttAAAGGTAAGTTTTATAGGGCGCGACTGCATCTGGATTCTGGATATATCTAAATCACCTGGCATACAGCAACCAATGAGCAAAGTATATGTCATTTAAACTATAACCCAACCAGAGTTACCCATGACGCATGTAAATTAAAGGAAC contains the following coding sequences:
- the LOC131306437 gene encoding methyl-CpG-binding domain-containing protein 2-like; this encodes MLVKSLSEDKSLKPYPAEIRDLDISRIQMQSRPIKLTFKLKVKKDENGCNGSTLPDHPNKSCQQPIDEVSPQEEENHSAAEDEVNQSGEEDAQKQLVVYDPAANGTTTGEEVQPLSFPKKSIPFHSSKVLPSVGAFTVQCAECFKWRLIPTKEKYEEIREHLLEKPFVCETAREWRPEISCEDQPDICQDGSRLWAIDKPNIAQPPPGWQRLLRIRGEGSTRFADVYYVAPSGKRLRSMVEIQKYLLEHPEYVEAGVSISQFSFQIPRPLQENYVRKRPTPARITPSDANPLSWAGPDENTDLRLGLPGFCDAPDSEIVDLPAKKKVRRGPSKHVFSCDSVYDQQVVELEEPYQARNDVFEI